The following coding sequences are from one Diospyros lotus cultivar Yz01 chromosome 7, ASM1463336v1, whole genome shotgun sequence window:
- the LOC127806454 gene encoding probable carboxylesterase 6, translating to MAATTMDLTLSLQISPKNPREHGAIVEEIEGLIRVYEDGHVERPQIVPLVTASLPPELGVSARDTVVDRFTNIWARFYMPKSRGKPLPLLVYFHGGGFCVGSAAWSCYHEFLAELAAAAGCVIMSLNYRLAPENPLPAAFEDGFKAVMWLRQQALFGTEYWWSKQCNFSKIFLAGDSAGGNIAYNVAIRLASQPTAALSPFKIKGTILIQPFFGGEERTNSEKFAAAQPPHSALNLSASDTYWRLALPAGANRDHPWSNPVAKGSGKWAEPRLFPSMVCISEMDILKDRNLEFCAAFSGAGAEKSEHVIYRGVGHAFQILNKSLLSQSRTHEMISHIKAFISRS from the coding sequence ATGGCTGCCACAACAATGGATCTGACTTTGAGCCTTCAAATCAGCCCCAAAAACCCCCGCGAGCATGGAGCCATAGTCGAGGAAATCGAAGGGCTTATCAGGGTCTACGAAGATGGACATGTGGAGAGACCCCAGATCGTGCCACTCGTCACCGCCTCTTTGCCGCCTGAGCTCGGGGTCTCCGCTAGGGACACCGTCGTCGACAGATTCACCAACATTTGGGCGCGTTTCTACATGCCCAAGTCCCGCGGGAAGCCGCTCCCACTGCTCGTTTACTTCCACGGTGGCGGATTCTGCGTCGGCTCCGCCGCCTGGAGTTGCTACCACGAGTTCCTCGCAGAGCTGGCCGCCGCAGCCGGCTGCGTGATCATGTCCTTGAACTACCGCTTGGCGCCGGAAAATCCGCTTCCGGCGGCCTTCGAAGATGGGTTCAAGGCCGTTATGTGGTTGAGGCAACAAGCTTTGTTTGGGACTGAATACTGGTGGTCAAAGCAATGCAACTTCTCGAAAATCTTCCTCGCAGGCGACAGCGCCGGCGGCAACATAGCCTACAATGTGGCAATAAGATTGGCATCACAACCGACGGCGGCGCTAAGCCCGTTTAAGATCAAGGGAACCATTTTAATCCAACCCTTTTTCGGAGgagaagaaaggactaattcgGAGAAGTTCGCGGCGGCGCAGCCGCCACACTCTGCCCTGAACTTGTCGGCTTCGGACACGTATTGGCGGCTGGCGCTCCCTGCGGGGGCCAACCGGGACCATCCATGGTCGAACCCAGTGGCGAAAGGGTCGGGAAAATGGGCGGAGCCGAGGCTTTTTCCTAGCATGGTGTGCATATCGGAGATGGATATATTGAAAGATCGGAACTTGGAGTTCTGTGCCGCCTTCTCCGGCGCCGGCGCCGAGAAGTCGGAGCATGTGATTTACAGAGGCGTTGGCCATGCATTTCAGATCCTTAATAAGTCCCTTCT